The sequence below is a genomic window from Ciceribacter thiooxidans.
GGATCGGCCGAGCCAGGAATGTCCGGCTTGGCGCCGGCGGCGATCACGTGATCGCGGCTGTAATCGCGATAGCCGGAGGTACCGGTGCCGCGGTTGCCGGTCCAGGTGACCGTCGCACTGTACTCGTGATGTCTTCCGCTCATCTTTCCGATCCTCTTCCGCCTTGGCTGCAGGCCGTAACCGGCCGCGACTCTCTTCTTCGATCGCGAGAATAGGACAAGCGCAGCACACCTCAAAGGCAAGACCACGGTCCCGCGCATGACGAAGAATTTTCGCCACGGCTCTTGCAACGACCGTTTTACGATATATCTTAGATGCAGTTTAAACACATCGAAGGAAACCGAGACATGAGACATTCCCATTGCGGCCGTGAAGAACACGGCAATCCTTTTTTCCACGCCATGCGCCATGGCGGCTTCTTCGGCGGACGTCCCGAAGGCGGTCCGCGTGGCCGCGGCGAACGCCGGCGGATGTTCGACGCCGGCGAGCTCCGGCTCGTCCTGCTGAAGCTGATCGAGCAACAGCCGCGCCACGGCTACGACCTGATCCGCGAGATCGAGACGCTCTCCGGCGGTGCCTATGCGCCGAGCCCGGGCGTCGTCTACCCGACGCTGACCCTGCTGCTCGACATGGGGCTTTCCGAGGAACAGGCGAGCGAGGGCCCGCGCAAGCTGATGGGCATCACCGAGGCCGGCCGCCAGCATCTTTCCGAGCGGGCGGACGAAGTCGAGGTCGCCATGGCGCGGCTGACGGCGCTCGCGCGCCTCTCCGAGCGCACCGACGCCGCACCGGTGCGCCGGGCCATGCACAACCTGCGCACGGCGCTGCAGGACCGACTTTCGCAGGAGGGCGCAACGCGCGAGACGCAGCTCGAGGTCGCCCGCATCCTCGACGAGGCGGCAGGCAAGATCGAAAGGCTCTGACCATGGCAAGATCCGTCGCCACCGTGCCCAGCGAGAACGGCTGGAAATATCTGCAGCAGCTCTGCAAGCACTGGAGCCACAAGCTCGACGTCGAGCTCGGCGAGAAGACCGGAACCATCCGTTTCGCGGAAGCGACCGCGACGATGAGCGCAGACGAGACAGGGCTGACCGTCGCAATCGACGCGGCATCGGACGAGGTTCTGGAACGGATGGAAGGCGTGGTCGCAAACCATCTCGACCGCTTCGCCTTCCGCGAGGCGCCGCTCCCGTTCGAGTGGCGCGCGGACTGAGACGGCCGCTCATCCGGCTGCCGCCGCCTGACCGGTGGGGGCAAACAGGCAAGGAGCAAAGACACGAAAGGCCGGTTCACACCGGCCTTTCGTATGCGGAGAAACATGAATTCAGAGTATTTCGGCGATCTGCAGCGTCAGCATAACGCCTCCGTCATGCCGGCATCCAGCGCGATCAAGTCCTTGATCGCGAAGGTAGTCTTTCGCGGCGCAGACGCGCCGCTGCTGGACTCCGGCTCGCAGGCCGGAGTGACGGAGTATGTGATGGCGCTCCGGTCGCGCCGGCCTTCGGCATTCTCGGGTCCCTGCCCGAACCTTACTCCGGGCGGTTATCCTTCAGCCAGTCGAGCGCGTTCCGCAGTGTTTCGACCGTCTGGTCGACCTCGGACCGGGAGATGACGAGCGGCGGCGAGGCGAGCATGCGGTCGCCGGTTGCCCGAAGGATCACGCCGTTCGCCACGCACTGGTTGCGCACCAGCGTGCCGATGTCGTCCGGCTTCTCGAAGCGGCGGCGCGTCGCCTTGTCGGCGGCGATCTGCACCGCACCCATCAGCCCGACATTGACCGCCTCACCCACCATCTCGTGGTCGGCAAGGCTCCGCCAGGCCTCGGTGAAATAGGGACCGATATCGTCGCGCACCCGCTCGACCAGCCCCTCTTCCTCGATGATGCGGATGTTTTCCAGCGCCGCGGCCGCGCAGACCGGATGACCGGAATAGGTGTAGCCGTGGTAGAAATCGCCGAGTTCGCCGATCATCACATCGGCCACACGGTCGCTGACGATCACCCCGCCGATCGGCAGATAGCCCGAGGAAAGCCCCTTGGCGACCGGCGCCAGATCCGGCTCGTAGCCGTAGTGCTGGTGCCCGAACCAGGAACCGAGCCGGCCGAAACCGCAGATCACCTCGTCGGAGACGAGCAGGATGTTGCGCGCCTTGCAGATGCGGGAGATTTCCGGCCAGTAGGTTTCCGGCGGGATGATGACGCCACCCGCCCCCTGGATCGGCTCGGCGACGAAGGCGGCGACATTCTCCTCGCCGAGTTCATCGATCTTCGCTTCCAGCTCGCGGGCCACTTTCAGGCCGAATTCTTCGGGCGAGAGATCACCGCCCTCGGCATACCAGTAGGGCTGGCCGATATGATGGATGCCGGGGATCGGCAGGTTGCCCTGCTCGTGCATCCACTGCATGCCACCGAGCGAGGCGCCGGCGACGGTGGAGCCGTGATAGGCGTTCTTCCGCGCGATCACCTGCGTCTTGGTTTCATGGCCGAGCACCTTCCAGTAGACGCGCGCCATGCGGAACCAGGTATCGGAAGCTTCCGATCCGGAATTGGTGAAGAAGACGCGGTTGAGCGTCGGGCCGGCATGGCTTGCGATCTTCTGGGCGAGCAGCGTGGTCGGCGGCGTCGTCGTACCAAAGAAGGTGTTGTAGTAGGGAAGTTCTTGCATCTGGCGGTAGGCGGCTTCCGCGATCTCGTTGCGGCCGTAGCCGACATTGACGCACCACAGGCCGGCGAAGGCATCGAGATACTTCTTGCCGTTCTGATCCCAGATGTTGACGCCCTCCGCCCGGTGGATGATGCGTGTACCGTCCGCATTGAGCTTCTTCATGTCGGAGAAGGGATGCAGATGGTGGGCGGCGTCGATGGCGCCGAGATTGGAATGGGCGACGGGCTTGTTCATGGCGACAGTCCTGTTTGCAGGCCGCCCTGTCAGCAAGCCGCAAGACCAAATACGGGCAGACCCTGCGGCCTGCCCGGCATACGTCTCGCTGCCTTGCCTGATTGAAAGGCGGAACGTTATCGGCTACGAAGATGACCTTCCCAAATGCGTTTGGCAAGGGCGTCGATTTGCCGGCCTCCCCGCCCGCGATCATCCCTTCAGCCGAACCGGCGAGAGCTTTTTTCATGACGAATGCATCCCAGGCCGCCATTCTTCCCGCAGTCGATCCGTCCGCCCGCATCGAAGTCCTGCTCGTCGGCATGAACGGCGACCTGCGCGGCAAGATGATCCCGCTCGGTGCCGAGGAGAAGGTCTGGAAGAACACCGTCCGCTTGCCCGCCTCCACCCAGTCGCTCGACATCTGGGGCGACGACAACGACGACATCACCGGGATTTCGCTGACGCTCGGCGACCCCGACGGCATCTGCGTGCCCGACCGGCGCTCGCTGACAACAATGCCGTGGGGACCGGCGGGCTCGAAACAGGTGCTCGCCACCATGCATACACTTGCCGGCGAGCCGCATTTCGTCTGTCCGCGCGCCATCCTCGCGCGCGTGCTGAAGCGCTACGCCGAACGGGGCCTCACCCCGGTGGTGGCGACCGAACTCGAATTCTACGTGATCGACGACGGCTGGCGCGACAGCGACCGGCCAATGCCGCCGAAGGGCCTCACCTATCGCGGCGAGCCGAACGGCTTCCAGCTCTACGACATGAGCGCGACGGCGGCGATGGAGGATTATCTGACGACGGTCCGCCGCTACTGCGACGAGATGGGGCTACCGGCGGATGCCACGACCGCCGAATTCGGTCCCGGCCAGTTCGAGGTGAACCTGCTGCATCGTCCGGACGCCATGGCGGCCGCCGACGACTGCATCTACCTGAAGCGCGTCGTCGATTTCGCCGCGCGCCGCCACGGCCTCAAGGCCACCTGTATGGCCAAGCCCTACGGCGACCAGGCCGGCTCCGGCCTGCACGTCCATGCGAGCATCATCGACAGGGATGGAAAGAACATCCTCGATGCGAAGGGCGGCGATCCGGTGCGGCTCAAATCGGTGACCGCCGGCATGCTGAAGAGCATGCAGGACGCGCAGCTGATCTTCGCGCCGTTCGCCAATTCCTACCGCCGCTTCCAGCCGGGCTCGTTTGCGCCCGACAAGGTCGACTGGGGCTTCGGCAATCGCGGCACCGCGGTCCGCATTCCCGACAAGGACGGTCCCGCCGCGCGCGTCGAGCATCGCGTCGCCGGCGCCGACGCCAACCCGCATCTCCTGCTTGCGGCCATTCTCGGCGGCATGCTGCTCGGGCTGGACGCAGACCTCGATCCCGGCCCGGTCACCACGCCCGACAGCGCACCGGAAAATCCGGATATGCTCACCCACGACTTCCTGACGGCCGTCGATCGCTTCCGCGCCTCCGCCTTCATCGCCGACACGTTCGGCGAGGCCTATCGCAAGCTCTACGGCGACACCAAGCGCAAGGAGGCGATCACCTACCTGCGCACCG
It includes:
- a CDS encoding PadR family transcriptional regulator, producing the protein MRHSHCGREEHGNPFFHAMRHGGFFGGRPEGGPRGRGERRRMFDAGELRLVLLKLIEQQPRHGYDLIREIETLSGGAYAPSPGVVYPTLTLLLDMGLSEEQASEGPRKLMGITEAGRQHLSERADEVEVAMARLTALARLSERTDAAPVRRAMHNLRTALQDRLSQEGATRETQLEVARILDEAAGKIERL
- a CDS encoding DUF2218 domain-containing protein, encoding MARSVATVPSENGWKYLQQLCKHWSHKLDVELGEKTGTIRFAEATATMSADETGLTVAIDAASDEVLERMEGVVANHLDRFAFREAPLPFEWRAD
- a CDS encoding aspartate aminotransferase family protein, with amino-acid sequence MNKPVAHSNLGAIDAAHHLHPFSDMKKLNADGTRIIHRAEGVNIWDQNGKKYLDAFAGLWCVNVGYGRNEIAEAAYRQMQELPYYNTFFGTTTPPTTLLAQKIASHAGPTLNRVFFTNSGSEASDTWFRMARVYWKVLGHETKTQVIARKNAYHGSTVAGASLGGMQWMHEQGNLPIPGIHHIGQPYWYAEGGDLSPEEFGLKVARELEAKIDELGEENVAAFVAEPIQGAGGVIIPPETYWPEISRICKARNILLVSDEVICGFGRLGSWFGHQHYGYEPDLAPVAKGLSSGYLPIGGVIVSDRVADVMIGELGDFYHGYTYSGHPVCAAAALENIRIIEEEGLVERVRDDIGPYFTEAWRSLADHEMVGEAVNVGLMGAVQIAADKATRRRFEKPDDIGTLVRNQCVANGVILRATGDRMLASPPLVISRSEVDQTVETLRNALDWLKDNRPE
- a CDS encoding glutamine synthetase family protein — translated: MTNASQAAILPAVDPSARIEVLLVGMNGDLRGKMIPLGAEEKVWKNTVRLPASTQSLDIWGDDNDDITGISLTLGDPDGICVPDRRSLTTMPWGPAGSKQVLATMHTLAGEPHFVCPRAILARVLKRYAERGLTPVVATELEFYVIDDGWRDSDRPMPPKGLTYRGEPNGFQLYDMSATAAMEDYLTTVRRYCDEMGLPADATTAEFGPGQFEVNLLHRPDAMAAADDCIYLKRVVDFAARRHGLKATCMAKPYGDQAGSGLHVHASIIDRDGKNILDAKGGDPVRLKSVTAGMLKSMQDAQLIFAPFANSYRRFQPGSFAPDKVDWGFGNRGTAVRIPDKDGPAARVEHRVAGADANPHLLLAAILGGMLLGLDADLDPGPVTTPDSAPENPDMLTHDFLTAVDRFRASAFIADTFGEAYRKLYGDTKRKEAITYLRTVSDFDYRTYLPRI